Proteins from one Entomospira culicis genomic window:
- the ruvB gene encoding Holliday junction branch migration DNA helicase RuvB — MEDINQDNFLRPRFLAEFQGQEALKANLEVFIEAAKRRKEALDHLFISGPPGLGKTTLAGIVASELGVNFVLTSAPALEKPKDLAGLLTSLQEGSLFFIDEIHRLRPAIEEMLYIAMEDFEMDLIVGQGVGARSVRVPLPRFTLVGATTKPGSVSAPLHTRFGITIRINPYTQLELQDIIDRSARLLNIAIDPAAASLLAQSSRGTPRVANRLLKRVRDFAQVHHEATINLPISELALSRLQVDHLGLEDQDRTILRTLIEVYKGGPVGLQTLAIAVGESAESLEDFYEPYLVQQGLIMRTRQGRLATDLAYQHLNIPRPNAPRDLFE; from the coding sequence ATGGAAGATATTAATCAGGATAACTTTCTGCGTCCGCGCTTTTTGGCAGAATTTCAGGGGCAAGAGGCGCTTAAGGCTAACTTGGAGGTCTTTATCGAGGCGGCCAAGCGACGCAAAGAGGCGCTTGATCACCTCTTTATCTCGGGGCCACCGGGTTTGGGTAAGACGACGTTAGCAGGGATTGTCGCCAGTGAACTTGGTGTCAATTTTGTGCTCACCAGTGCGCCGGCGCTCGAAAAACCCAAGGATCTTGCCGGACTACTCACCTCGTTGCAAGAGGGCTCGCTCTTCTTTATTGATGAGATCCATCGTCTTCGCCCGGCCATCGAGGAGATGCTTTATATTGCCATGGAAGATTTTGAGATGGATCTGATTGTGGGGCAAGGCGTAGGCGCAAGAAGTGTGCGCGTCCCTCTGCCTCGCTTTACCTTGGTGGGAGCAACCACCAAACCTGGCAGCGTATCGGCACCACTACATACCAGATTCGGCATCACGATTCGTATTAATCCCTATACACAGCTAGAGTTACAAGACATTATTGACCGATCGGCACGTCTACTCAACATCGCCATCGATCCAGCTGCCGCATCACTGCTTGCCCAATCCTCGCGTGGAACACCTCGCGTTGCCAACCGACTCCTTAAGCGCGTGCGCGACTTCGCCCAAGTGCACCATGAGGCGACGATCAATCTGCCCATCAGTGAGCTTGCCCTCTCCCGCCTCCAAGTCGATCACCTCGGACTAGAAGATCAAGATCGTACCATCCTGCGCACCCTTATCGAGGTTTATAAAGGTGGCCCCGTCGGACTACAGACCCTCGCCATCGCCGTGGGAGAGAGCGCCGAGAGCCTTGAAGATTTCTACGAACCCTACCTCGTTCAACAAGGGCTCATCATGCGCACCCGCCAAGGCCGCCTTGCCACCGACCTCGCCTATCAACACCTCAACATCCCTCGCCCAAATGCTCCGCGCGATCTCTTTGAGTAA
- the trmB gene encoding tRNA (guanosine(46)-N7)-methyltransferase TrmB, whose protein sequence is MNGIKSFVRRTGQITRAQERAIGELSRYIISSEEKELIHFDTYFSKKNVVVEIGFGMGLATYQIAQANPQTGYLGFEVYPAGVGKLLLAIEEHQLKNLYIVQDDAVACVPTMIADATLAGVHLFYPDPWPKKRHHKRRILQKEFIHLLASKLKVGGYLYIVTDWQEYAEEILARLMVEPLLKNRYDDYAEPQSWRPMTRFNEKANEAGRSSWELFFTRI, encoded by the coding sequence ATGAATGGAATTAAGAGTTTTGTCCGACGCACGGGGCAGATAACACGTGCGCAAGAACGCGCGATTGGGGAGCTTTCGCGCTATATTATTTCTAGTGAAGAGAAAGAGTTAATTCATTTTGATACTTATTTTAGTAAGAAAAATGTGGTGGTGGAGATTGGTTTTGGCATGGGTCTTGCAACTTATCAAATTGCGCAGGCCAATCCACAAACGGGCTATCTGGGCTTTGAGGTCTATCCTGCTGGGGTGGGTAAGTTGCTCTTGGCGATTGAGGAGCATCAATTAAAGAATTTATATATCGTTCAAGATGATGCGGTAGCATGCGTGCCTACCATGATTGCCGATGCGACTTTAGCCGGAGTGCATCTTTTTTATCCGGATCCGTGGCCGAAAAAGCGCCATCATAAGCGACGCATTTTGCAAAAAGAGTTTATTCATCTCTTGGCATCTAAGCTAAAGGTGGGCGGATACCTTTACATTGTTACCGACTGGCAAGAGTATGCCGAGGAGATTTTAGCACGATTGATGGTAGAGCCTCTGTTGAAGAATCGTTATGATGATTATGCCGAACCTCAAAGTTGGCGCCCCATGACGCGTTTTAATGAGAAGGCGAATGAGGCAGGTAGGTCGTCATGGGAGCTCTTTTTTACGCGTATTTAA
- the rho gene encoding transcription termination factor Rho has translation MEKNDVVSTPKSTVESPSTEVVTPSVTTITPPATLEPSEVKRPVRKRVRIVPVNQDDEASLAQPNLMPAPTSPPEEEPKAKSSPNKAESLLPKEESAKQSARMTVINPKERNQNNHHQNYTNGKNNNNKNNNQRRQNNRNNNNGANQRLPKIDVSTINPPPADPNAPQISINDLTSLSVPQLREKAESFGLEHESLLYLKKQDVILQILKAHTSTGGVIFAYGSLEILQDGYGFLRSPQNSYLAGSDDIYISPHQIRAFNLKTGDTVYGQIRTPKEGERFFAMQRVETVNLDTLEVSQNRVPFENLTPLFPDVRLNMETGAGDVSTRVINLFCPIGKGQRGLIVAPPRTGKTVLMQKIANAITENHPECYLIVLLIDERPEEVTDMKRSVKGEVIASTFDEQASRHVQVAEMVLEKSKRMVEQGHDVIILLDSITRLARAYNQTIPTSGKILSGGVDSNALHRPKRFFGAARNIEGGGSLTIVATALVDTGSKMDTVIFEEFKGTGNMEVTLDRRLSDKRVFPAINIKSSGTRKEEMLLTSEEVNKVWVLRKALSSMDDIQMTELILEKMRKFKTNDAFLRSMNETSDAGRN, from the coding sequence ATGGAAAAAAATGATGTTGTATCTACTCCTAAATCGACGGTAGAGAGTCCCTCGACAGAGGTAGTAACGCCTTCGGTTACTACAATCACCCCACCTGCCACGCTAGAACCCTCCGAAGTTAAACGCCCCGTGCGTAAACGCGTGCGTATCGTGCCAGTCAATCAGGATGATGAGGCTTCCCTAGCCCAGCCTAATCTGATGCCTGCACCCACCAGCCCTCCAGAAGAAGAGCCTAAAGCCAAGAGCTCCCCCAACAAAGCGGAGAGCCTCCTACCCAAAGAAGAGAGCGCAAAACAGTCGGCACGTATGACGGTGATTAATCCCAAAGAGCGTAACCAGAATAATCATCATCAAAATTATACTAACGGGAAAAATAACAACAACAAGAATAACAATCAACGCCGTCAAAATAACCGTAACAATAACAATGGTGCCAATCAGCGTCTGCCCAAAATCGATGTTTCAACCATCAATCCTCCCCCAGCCGATCCCAACGCTCCGCAAATTAGCATTAATGACCTTACTAGTCTAAGTGTTCCGCAATTACGCGAGAAGGCCGAGAGCTTTGGCTTAGAGCACGAGTCTTTGCTCTACCTTAAAAAGCAAGATGTTATCCTTCAAATTCTTAAGGCACACACGAGCACAGGCGGAGTGATTTTTGCCTATGGTAGCCTCGAAATTTTGCAGGATGGCTATGGGTTTTTGCGTAGTCCGCAGAACAGTTACCTTGCCGGTAGCGATGATATTTATATTAGTCCGCATCAAATTCGCGCCTTCAATCTCAAAACGGGTGACACTGTTTATGGGCAAATTCGCACCCCCAAAGAGGGCGAGCGCTTCTTTGCCATGCAACGCGTCGAGACAGTCAATCTCGATACCCTTGAGGTCTCGCAAAACCGCGTACCCTTTGAGAATCTTACTCCGCTCTTTCCCGATGTTCGCCTGAACATGGAGACCGGTGCAGGCGATGTCTCTACCCGTGTGATCAATCTCTTCTGTCCAATTGGTAAGGGGCAGCGTGGCTTGATTGTCGCTCCTCCGCGTACGGGAAAGACCGTTTTGATGCAAAAAATTGCTAATGCTATCACCGAGAATCATCCTGAGTGTTACTTAATCGTTTTGCTTATTGACGAACGTCCTGAAGAGGTTACCGACATGAAGCGTAGCGTTAAGGGTGAGGTGATTGCCAGTACCTTTGATGAGCAGGCCTCACGCCATGTACAGGTAGCGGAGATGGTGCTAGAGAAGAGTAAGCGCATGGTGGAGCAAGGGCATGATGTGATCATCTTGCTTGACTCTATTACCCGTTTAGCGCGTGCTTATAATCAGACTATTCCTACTAGTGGTAAGATTTTATCAGGTGGTGTTGACTCCAATGCACTCCATCGCCCCAAACGTTTCTTTGGAGCTGCGCGTAACATTGAAGGCGGTGGTTCGCTCACCATTGTCGCCACAGCCTTGGTTGATACAGGGAGTAAGATGGATACCGTCATTTTTGAGGAGTTCAAAGGTACGGGTAACATGGAGGTAACCCTCGATCGTCGTCTCTCGGACAAACGCGTCTTCCCTGCTATCAACATTAAGAGTAGTGGTACGCGTAAAGAGGAGATGCTCCTCACCTCCGAAGAGGTTAATAAGGTGTGGGTGTTGCGAAAAGCCTTGAGTAGTATGGATGATATCCAGATGACGGAGTTGATTTTAGAGAAGATGCGGAAATTCAAGACCAACGATGCATTTTTACGATCGATGAATGAGACGTCGGATGCAGGTCGAAACTAA
- the ftsH gene encoding ATP-dependent zinc metalloprotease FtsH, with amino-acid sequence MADKNNNNRKPPRKDNRPNPIKPSSGKFNFGLLIIIVLALLLIANWFGSGMTQYQKISLSSFKEKITNQEIKGVQFKNGFIIGFTQTQKEMENQALDKHKIIRGMTTMRQLQDNKQEENPTYRAATLVLTGIQDPELLQLIQSNNLEVEVIPPSNNYFLNQILPFLILFGILILLSRSMFKRMGGGANALNFGQNKGRIVAEQDLKTTFADVAGCDEAKQELEEIVDFLKNPKRYTDIGGKIPKGALLVGPPGTGKTLLARAVAGEAKVTFFKMSGSDFVEMFVGVGAARVRDLFQQAREKAPCIIFIDEMDAIGKSRNNSITSNDEREQTLNQLLVEMDGFDATAGLIILAATNRPEILDPALLRPGRFDRQVTVDQPDRKGREQILKIHTKNIKMDDSVDLTKIAAGTPGFVGADLANIANEAALMAVRAGRTRVSHADFDEAIEKHALGIAKKSRSMLTHERENTAYHEMGHALMQVLSPTNSNLRKITIVPRGRALGVMWSSPQEGIYSHSTQEFIAKIDIALGGRAAEEIIFGHITTGASSDIKSATAIARSMIMDYGMSERFKNVSFGDTGYDKKYSESTQEYIDSEIARILKERYARVITTLTKYKDLLRDLALRILETENMSDDEFFAIFNQNPQAKAEREAMLQANPYLSSEKYQESVKKPENKAEEASQADMPNPEKARSNTENTTPEQGENHGEND; translated from the coding sequence ATGGCAGATAAAAATAATAACAATCGCAAACCACCACGTAAAGATAATCGCCCCAACCCCATTAAGCCGAGCTCTGGTAAGTTCAATTTTGGTCTACTCATCATCATCGTATTGGCGCTATTACTTATTGCCAACTGGTTTGGTAGCGGGATGACTCAATACCAAAAGATCTCCCTCTCTAGCTTTAAGGAGAAGATTACTAACCAAGAGATTAAAGGCGTTCAGTTTAAAAACGGCTTCATTATTGGTTTTACCCAGACTCAAAAAGAGATGGAAAATCAAGCTCTTGATAAGCACAAAATTATTCGAGGCATGACCACCATGCGTCAACTTCAGGATAATAAACAAGAAGAGAATCCCACCTACCGCGCCGCCACGCTCGTTCTCACCGGCATTCAAGACCCTGAGTTACTCCAGCTTATCCAAAGCAATAACCTCGAAGTAGAGGTTATCCCCCCCAGCAATAATTATTTCCTCAACCAAATTTTGCCCTTCCTCATCCTCTTTGGTATCCTCATTCTTCTCTCCCGTAGCATGTTTAAGCGCATGGGTGGCGGTGCTAATGCGCTCAATTTTGGGCAGAACAAAGGACGCATCGTTGCTGAACAAGACCTCAAAACCACCTTTGCCGATGTCGCAGGATGTGATGAGGCCAAACAAGAGCTCGAAGAGATTGTCGACTTTCTCAAAAACCCCAAACGTTACACCGACATTGGTGGAAAAATCCCTAAAGGCGCACTACTAGTGGGCCCGCCCGGTACGGGTAAGACGCTACTCGCCCGCGCTGTTGCCGGTGAAGCCAAGGTTACCTTCTTCAAAATGAGTGGATCGGATTTTGTCGAGATGTTTGTCGGTGTCGGTGCTGCGCGTGTGCGCGATCTCTTTCAACAAGCACGCGAAAAAGCGCCCTGTATCATCTTTATCGACGAGATGGATGCCATTGGTAAGAGCCGTAACAACTCTATCACCAGTAACGACGAACGCGAACAGACCCTCAACCAGCTCCTTGTGGAGATGGATGGTTTTGATGCTACCGCGGGATTAATTATCCTCGCTGCGACCAACCGCCCTGAGATTCTCGACCCCGCGCTCTTACGTCCGGGGCGCTTTGATCGCCAAGTAACCGTCGACCAGCCAGATCGCAAAGGGCGTGAGCAGATTCTCAAGATCCACACCAAAAACATCAAGATGGACGACTCCGTTGATCTCACCAAGATCGCTGCCGGAACCCCCGGTTTCGTAGGGGCCGATCTTGCCAATATTGCTAATGAGGCTGCTCTCATGGCGGTGCGTGCAGGGCGCACCCGTGTCTCCCACGCCGACTTTGATGAAGCCATCGAAAAGCATGCCCTGGGTATCGCCAAAAAGAGCCGCTCTATGCTTACCCACGAGCGGGAAAATACTGCCTATCACGAAATGGGACACGCCCTGATGCAGGTACTCTCGCCCACCAACTCCAATCTTCGTAAAATTACCATCGTGCCGCGTGGTCGTGCATTAGGTGTAATGTGGAGTAGCCCACAGGAAGGTATTTATAGTCATAGTACACAAGAATTTATTGCAAAAATTGATATCGCTTTGGGTGGTCGCGCTGCCGAGGAGATCATCTTTGGGCATATCACCACAGGCGCAAGCAGCGATATCAAAAGTGCCACTGCCATCGCGCGCTCGATGATTATGGATTACGGCATGAGTGAGCGCTTTAAAAATGTCTCTTTTGGCGATACCGGATACGATAAAAAGTATAGCGAATCGACCCAAGAGTACATCGATAGCGAGATTGCGCGCATCCTCAAAGAGCGATACGCGCGCGTTATTACCACACTCACCAAGTATAAAGACCTCTTGCGCGACCTCGCATTACGTATCTTAGAGACGGAAAATATGAGCGATGACGAATTTTTTGCCATCTTCAACCAAAATCCTCAAGCCAAAGCCGAACGTGAAGCGATGCTCCAAGCCAATCCCTATCTCTCTTCGGAAAAATATCAAGAAAGCGTAAAAAAACCAGAGAATAAGGCAGAAGAAGCCTCACAAGCGGATATGCCAAATCCGGAGAAAGCGCGCTCCAATACCGAAAATACCACCCCCGAGCAAGGAGAGAATCATGGCGAAAATGATTAA
- the gyrB gene encoding DNA topoisomerase (ATP-hydrolyzing) subunit B codes for MAKEYDAQNIQVLKGLEAVRVRPGMYIGSTGPDGLHHMVYEVVDNSIDEALAGFCTTIVVAIEKDNIIRVEDNGRGIPVDMHEGEGMSALELVMTRLHAGGKFDKDTYKVSGGLHGVGVSVVNALSHWLEATVHRDGTIYQQKFARGITQNALQTLGSTTKVGTTIRFHADNEIFTETTHYSFDVLAIRLRELAFLNKGIHITLIDEREGEEQERLFFFEDGVSGFVRYLNKGKSVLHPHPIYLETEKEGVLLEIAMQYNDSYSENISTYVNNINTREGGTHLTGFRSALTRAINKSFEISEADKKDAKLKAGKKVKTEEIEGSGFSGEDVREGLTAVISIKVPNPQFEGQTKQKLGNSEVKGIVDSAVYERLMLYFEENPSILQAVLAKAMLAARARIAARKARERERKNVLSGGGLPGKLTDCSEKDPQKCEVFIVEGDSAGGSAKQGRNPAIQAILPLWGKMLNVEKTRLDKVIDNEKLQPIILALGASVGEEFNLEKLRYHKVIIMADADVDGSHINTLLLTFFFRYMQPLITHGHVYLACPPLYKMMKGSGKSKEIFYAYSDEERDGLMREHGFSDKDDIQRFKGLGEMNYEELWRTTMDPSRRRLKLIKLEDAVEADLVFSMLMGDEVPPRRQFIEENALYVTNLDI; via the coding sequence ATGGCAAAAGAGTATGATGCACAGAATATTCAGGTACTAAAAGGCTTAGAGGCGGTGCGTGTGCGCCCCGGTATGTACATCGGATCGACTGGGCCAGATGGCTTGCACCACATGGTCTATGAGGTGGTGGATAATAGCATCGACGAGGCGCTGGCGGGTTTTTGTACGACCATCGTTGTGGCAATCGAGAAGGATAATATCATTCGCGTGGAAGACAACGGCCGCGGTATTCCTGTCGATATGCACGAAGGTGAGGGTATGAGTGCCCTTGAGTTGGTCATGACGCGGCTGCATGCTGGTGGTAAGTTTGATAAAGATACCTATAAGGTGTCAGGTGGATTGCACGGTGTCGGTGTCTCGGTGGTTAATGCATTATCACATTGGCTGGAGGCGACAGTCCATCGCGATGGCACGATCTATCAACAAAAATTTGCACGCGGTATTACCCAAAATGCTTTGCAAACCCTTGGTAGCACCACAAAAGTGGGCACAACCATTCGCTTTCATGCCGACAATGAGATCTTTACTGAGACGACACATTATAGTTTTGATGTCTTAGCCATCCGCCTGCGTGAGCTGGCCTTCCTCAACAAGGGTATCCATATTACCTTAATTGATGAGCGTGAAGGCGAGGAACAGGAGCGTCTCTTCTTTTTTGAGGATGGTGTCTCGGGATTTGTCCGCTATCTTAATAAGGGAAAAAGCGTCTTGCATCCGCACCCTATCTATCTGGAGACCGAAAAAGAGGGCGTTCTCCTCGAGATTGCCATGCAGTATAACGATAGCTACAGCGAAAATATTTCTACATATGTAAATAATATCAATACGCGCGAGGGCGGTACGCACCTTACGGGGTTTCGTAGCGCCTTAACACGTGCGATTAATAAGAGTTTTGAGATTAGCGAGGCGGATAAGAAGGATGCAAAACTCAAAGCAGGGAAAAAAGTTAAAACAGAAGAGATTGAAGGGTCGGGTTTCTCCGGTGAGGATGTGCGCGAGGGACTGACGGCGGTGATTAGCATTAAGGTTCCCAACCCACAATTTGAAGGACAGACCAAGCAGAAGTTGGGTAATAGTGAGGTGAAGGGCATCGTTGACTCGGCGGTGTATGAGCGTTTGATGCTCTATTTTGAAGAGAATCCATCGATTTTACAGGCAGTGTTGGCGAAGGCGATGTTAGCCGCGCGTGCCAGAATTGCTGCGCGCAAAGCCCGAGAGCGCGAACGTAAAAATGTCTTATCTGGTGGTGGCTTGCCTGGGAAGTTGACCGACTGTAGCGAAAAAGATCCGCAAAAGTGTGAGGTCTTTATCGTTGAGGGTGATTCTGCGGGTGGATCGGCAAAACAGGGGCGTAATCCTGCAATTCAGGCGATTTTACCGCTGTGGGGTAAGATGCTCAATGTGGAGAAGACACGCCTAGATAAAGTGATTGATAATGAGAAGTTACAACCGATTATCTTGGCTTTAGGGGCAAGCGTGGGCGAGGAATTTAACCTTGAAAAACTTCGCTATCATAAGGTTATTATTATGGCTGATGCCGATGTCGATGGTAGTCATATCAATACGCTCCTCTTGACCTTCTTTTTCCGCTATATGCAGCCACTCATTACGCATGGACATGTCTATTTAGCGTGCCCACCGCTCTACAAAATGATGAAGGGAAGCGGAAAGAGTAAAGAGATCTTTTATGCCTATAGCGATGAGGAGCGAGATGGCTTGATGCGCGAGCACGGCTTTAGCGATAAGGATGATATTCAGCGCTTTAAGGGATTGGGTGAGATGAACTATGAGGAGCTTTGGCGCACCACGATGGATCCTAGTCGTCGTCGTTTGAAGTTGATCAAGCTTGAAGATGCGGTGGAGGCTGACTTGGTCTTCTCGATGTTGATGGGTGATGAAGTGCCTCCCCGTCGGCAATTTATCGAAGAGAATGCGCTTTATGTTACGAATTTAGACATTTAA
- a CDS encoding VIT1/CCC1 transporter family protein — protein MNTARAYQHVRRLDTTDPRYQQAIIALIFNLQKRELFAATVYGILAKRQKDVSNRSILEQVASVELKHQATLEQLTQRSATISRLKVMIFLLASRILGYTFVLKMMEKKITFPMDNFIKSLLIDYDAHFEEWFLEEEKHEQMLLKTLDEARLRYISSMVLGLNDALIEITATLAGFSLSMSNNRMIWIAGMILGVSATLSMAASEYLSNRSENNPKALQAALLCGLTYVFVTMMLLLPYFIFPVDAKMLAVSWMLVIAFFIILIFNFYLSITKDLSFKKRFSEMLIISTVITMISFGVGYLADNYLNTSNL, from the coding sequence ATGAACACTGCCCGCGCCTATCAGCACGTACGGCGTTTGGATACCACCGATCCTCGCTACCAGCAAGCAATTATAGCACTCATCTTTAATCTGCAAAAACGTGAACTATTCGCTGCCACAGTTTATGGTATCTTGGCAAAAAGACAAAAGGATGTGAGCAATCGCTCCATTTTAGAGCAAGTAGCAAGCGTTGAACTTAAACACCAAGCAACTTTGGAACAGTTGACGCAAAGATCCGCTACAATTTCTCGACTTAAAGTCATGATCTTCTTACTAGCCTCGCGTATTTTGGGATACACCTTCGTCTTAAAGATGATGGAAAAGAAGATCACCTTCCCCATGGATAACTTCATTAAAAGCCTGTTGATTGATTATGATGCACACTTTGAAGAGTGGTTCTTAGAAGAAGAAAAACACGAACAGATGCTCCTAAAAACTCTCGACGAGGCACGTTTACGCTACATAAGTAGCATGGTTTTAGGTCTTAATGACGCACTCATTGAAATCACCGCTACGCTTGCTGGTTTTAGCTTATCGATGTCTAACAACCGTATGATTTGGATTGCTGGCATGATTCTTGGTGTTTCAGCCACCCTCTCGATGGCAGCCAGCGAATACCTCTCCAACCGTAGCGAGAACAATCCAAAAGCCCTACAGGCAGCGCTTTTATGCGGGTTAACGTATGTTTTCGTCACCATGATGCTTCTCTTACCCTACTTCATTTTTCCCGTTGATGCAAAAATGCTCGCAGTAAGTTGGATGTTGGTCATCGCCTTTTTTATTATTTTAATTTTCAATTTCTATTTATCCATCACCAAAGACCTATCCTTTAAAAAACGTTTCAGCGAGATGCTCATCATCTCCACAGTGATTACAATGATCTCCTTTGGTGTTGGATACTTGGCTGATAATTATTTAAATACAAGTAATCTTTAA
- a CDS encoding amidase family protein, whose translation MSIKQLTAYQVHQAYQKGELTPPEVVAAYAQSHQETPEINAFIEHFGADAMAKANALTKNQDASLLWGIPGALKDNISVKNKKLTCASAMLENYTSPYDSSIVEQLNRAQFINLGRLNMDEFAMGSTGRYSSHGATRNPLDAQRVAGGSSSGSAAAVAAHQALFTIGTDTGGSSRLPASYTGVCGFKPTYGAISRYGVNMLSPSFDVPGILAHTPEDIAMVYQSLLKEDTRDQIVRPIAYRFDNVRKQPSLKGVKIGLLDSLLDRADADVVKAYALVKQLLLDAGAELVPFDLGVESELIKVYYILMCSEAATTLSRFDGARYGNAVDASDIESLIAQTRIQRLGHEVVRRILMGNYFLMEENYAQWYMRALHIRGQLVERFTQVGKEMGATLWLWPGFHEAAMISAPERDNYASDIVAVAANLYGGPAVALPVMKGSHGLPVSVQIAGTVGNDEAVLQLADLIYRQVNWQNRRY comes from the coding sequence TTGTCTATCAAGCAATTAACTGCATATCAAGTGCATCAAGCCTATCAAAAAGGCGAGCTTACCCCTCCAGAAGTTGTGGCTGCCTACGCGCAAAGCCATCAAGAGACACCAGAGATCAATGCCTTTATTGAGCACTTTGGGGCTGACGCGATGGCGAAGGCAAATGCGCTTACGAAAAATCAAGATGCATCGCTCTTGTGGGGTATTCCGGGGGCGCTCAAAGATAATATTTCGGTAAAAAATAAAAAGCTTACCTGTGCCAGCGCCATGTTGGAGAATTACACTTCGCCTTACGATAGTAGCATTGTCGAACAGTTGAATCGCGCGCAATTTATTAATCTTGGGCGACTCAATATGGACGAATTTGCCATGGGTTCTACTGGGCGTTATAGTAGTCATGGGGCAACGCGCAATCCCTTGGACGCACAACGGGTGGCTGGTGGCTCTTCTTCTGGGTCAGCCGCAGCCGTAGCAGCGCATCAGGCGCTCTTCACCATCGGCACCGATACGGGAGGATCCTCGCGTTTGCCTGCTAGTTATACGGGGGTTTGTGGCTTTAAGCCTACTTATGGCGCAATTTCGCGTTATGGGGTTAATATGCTCTCGCCCAGCTTCGACGTTCCGGGGATTTTAGCCCATACGCCAGAGGATATTGCGATGGTTTATCAATCGCTCCTTAAAGAGGATACCAGAGATCAAATTGTGCGACCTATCGCCTATCGCTTTGATAACGTACGTAAACAACCCTCTCTTAAAGGGGTGAAAATTGGTCTACTCGACTCCCTTTTGGATCGGGCTGATGCGGATGTGGTTAAGGCTTATGCCTTGGTAAAACAGCTATTGCTCGATGCTGGAGCAGAGCTTGTTCCCTTTGATTTAGGGGTTGAGTCGGAGCTAATCAAGGTATATTATATCTTGATGTGTAGCGAAGCTGCCACCACGCTGAGTCGTTTTGATGGGGCGCGCTATGGCAATGCCGTAGATGCCAGCGACATCGAGAGCCTTATAGCCCAAACACGCATTCAACGCTTGGGGCATGAAGTGGTTCGACGTATCTTGATGGGTAATTACTTTTTAATGGAAGAGAATTATGCGCAATGGTACATGCGCGCCTTGCATATTCGCGGGCAACTGGTAGAGCGCTTTACGCAGGTGGGCAAGGAGATGGGAGCAACGCTTTGGCTTTGGCCAGGTTTCCATGAAGCAGCGATGATCTCTGCACCCGAGCGAGATAATTATGCTAGTGATATTGTGGCTGTCGCAGCCAATTTATATGGAGGCCCTGCCGTTGCCCTCCCTGTCATGAAAGGTAGTCATGGGTTACCGGTGAGTGTACAAATCGCAGGCACGGTAGGCAATGATGAGGCGGTATTACAACTTGCCGATCTCATTTATCGGCAAGTAAATTGGCAAAATAGACGTTATTAG
- the smpB gene encoding SsrA-binding protein SmpB — MKKNAKKPAGVIADNRKARFNYEIIQELECGIALVGTEVKSLRDGHMSFVDSYCEITESEQLYIYKLNISPYTHGNIYNHLTDRPRRLLAHKKEIQSMYRKVREKGITLVPLKFYFKNNRVKVLVGLARGKKLYDKRETIKERDTERNIARDFKLKV; from the coding sequence ATGAAAAAAAATGCCAAAAAACCAGCAGGAGTCATCGCCGACAACCGTAAAGCGCGCTTCAATTACGAAATTATTCAAGAATTGGAGTGCGGAATTGCCTTGGTGGGCACCGAGGTCAAGAGTCTACGCGATGGACACATGAGCTTTGTGGACTCCTACTGTGAAATTACCGAATCAGAACAACTCTATATTTACAAACTGAATATCTCGCCCTACACGCACGGAAATATCTACAACCACCTCACCGATCGCCCGCGCCGTTTACTGGCACACAAAAAAGAGATCCAAAGCATGTACCGCAAGGTGCGCGAGAAAGGGATTACCCTCGTACCCCTTAAATTTTACTTTAAAAATAATCGCGTCAAGGTGCTGGTTGGCTTGGCGCGTGGTAAAAAACTCTACGACAAACGCGAAACCATCAAAGAGCGCGACACCGAACGTAATATTGCGCGTGATTTTAAGCTCAAAGTATAA